The following are encoded together in the Notolabrus celidotus isolate fNotCel1 chromosome 9, fNotCel1.pri, whole genome shotgun sequence genome:
- the dph7 gene encoding diphthine methyltransferase: MACKSRTRNLQVFDTELSADSVEWCPVSPHHDILVCGTYQLQKGTGEKDATTSRTGRLYMFEFRREGAVSPPLTELQRMDTAAILDMKWCHVPLAGEPVLGMAMASGEVQLYTLSNSQEEGGRSLQSLSSLEVGVDRLALSLDWSTGRMDSSDVRVVCSDSAGCVSVLKPAAGSLTSLSQWKAHDFEAWISAFSYWDTQLVYSGGDDCKLKGWDLRAGPSCPTFTSKRHSMGVCSIHSSPHREHILATGSYDEQVFLWDERNMRHPLSGTHTGGGVWRLKWHPTDQHLLLAACMHNDFHILNCKQPLEVAGGPCPIAASYILHNSLAYGADWSRLSLEEPAPCSPPAAEPKRSVAESGAHLRIQYESPTASFDTSLEDDAGRYIPEDITPPSTAPAVGPVLDLNKDAPSQSCLLASCSFYDHMLHVWRWDWAPDEAQQC; the protein is encoded by the exons ATGGCTTGTAAGTCGAGGACCAGAAACCTGCAGGTGTTTGACACAGAGCTGAGTGCTGACTCCGTGGAATGGTGCCCTGTCTCACCTCACCACGACATCCTGGTGTGTGGGACCTATCAGCTGCAGAAAGGG ACAGGCGAGAAGGATGCTACCACGAGTCGAACAGGTCGCTTGTACATGTTTGAATTCCGTCGAGAGGGAGCAGTGAGCCCTCCTCTCACTGAATTGCAGCGCATGGACACAGCTGCAATTTTAGACATGAAATG GTGTCACGTTCCTCTGGCGGGGGAGCCAGTGCTTGGGATGGCTATGGCCAGTGGAGAGGTGCAGCTGTACACACTCTCTAACAGTCAG GAGGAAGGAGGCCGCAGTCTGCAGTCTCTCAGCAGCTTGGAGGTTGGAGTGGACCGTCTGGCTCTGTCATTAGACTGGTCCACGGGGAGAATGGACAG CAGTGATGTGCGGGTGGTGTGCAGTGACTCTGCAGGCTGCGTCAGTGTGCTCAAGCCGGCTGCAGGCAGTCTGACCTCTCTGTCACAGTGGAAGGCTCACGACTTTGAGGCCTGGATCTCGGCCTTTTCCTACTGGGACACTCAGCTGGTTTACTCTG GTGGAGATGACTGCAAACTCAAAGGCTGGGATCTCAGGGCCGGTCCCTCCTGTCCCACCTTCACCAGTAAAAG GCACTCAATGGGAGTATGCAGTATCCACAGCAGCCCACACCGAGAGCACATCCTGGCGACAGGCAG ttatGATGAGCAGGTTTTTCTGTGGGATGAAAGGAACATGCGGCATCCTCTCAGTGGGACTCACACAGGGGGAGGAGTGTGGAGGCTGAAGTGGCATCCCACCGATCAGCACCTGCTGCTGGCAGCCTGCATGCACAATGACTTCCACATCCTTAACTGCAAGCAGCCCTTAG AGGTTGCAGGAGGACCATGTCCCATAGCAGCCTCCTACATCCTCCACAACTCCTTAGCATACGGAGCGGACTGGTCCCGGCTGTCCCTGGAGGAGCCGGCCCCCTGCTCCCCTCCTGCCGCAGAACCAAAAAGAAGCGTTGCAGAGAGCGGAGCACACTTGAGGATTCAGTACGAATCTCCTACCGCCAGCTTTGACACTTCCCTGGAGGACGATGCAGGACGGTACATCCCAGAGGACATCACGCCACCGTCTACCGCCCCCGCTGTAGGCCCGGTCCTCGACTTAAATAAGGACGCCCCGTCGCAGTCCTGTCTGCTGGCGAGCTGCTCGTTCTATGACCACATGCTGCATGTGTGGCGCTGGGACTGGGCTCCAGATGAGGCTCAGCAGTGTTGA
- the mrpl41 gene encoding 39S ribosomal protein L41, mitochondrial → MGVLSTLMRGLVRGADRMSEFTSKRGSRTHNKGRGARPTGLRLSSRKFLSIQAMIPEFVVPNLEGFKLRPYVSYRTPSGTEPPVTAQSVFAEVVAPQIKKDFEEGTFSRDQLERYGFEPTQDGKLFKLYPKNYVR, encoded by the coding sequence ATGGGAGTGTTATCCACACTGATGAGGGGTCTGGTAAGAGGAGCGGACAGGATGTCCGAGTTCACCAGCAAGCGTGGATCAAGGACTCATAATAAAGGCCGGGGGGCCAGACCGACCGGACTGAGGCTCTCCAGCAGAAAGTTCCTCTCCATACAGGCCATGATTCCTGAGTTCGTGGTGCCGAACTTGGAGGGATTCAAACTCAGACCTTACGTGTCGTATCGCACGCCAAGCGGAACGGAGCCCCCCGTGACCGCACAGAGTGTGTTCGCTGAGGTCGTGGCTCCTCAGATCAAGAAAGACTTTGAAGAAGGCACGTTCAGCCGAGACCAGCTGGAGCGATACGGCTTTGAGCCCACGCAGGACGGGAAGCTCTTCAAGCTGTATCCCAAGAACTATGTGCGGTAA